One window of the Natronomonas marina genome contains the following:
- a CDS encoding S8 family peptidase → MDYSRRETLALGGGVAAGFLAGGLLGLGARRDGEPKRRIVGTRDEAAVSEACEAVAGDERVIDLEAQRTLVVGPLDEAAAADLATAEAVDYVEPDLPVAAADAGRRPAPLGQRRRQWALDRIDAPAAHEAGHRGEGVRVAVIDSGVATHPDIAPNLADGIAFVDCTDGCSAPWTDDAGHGTGCAGVIAAAGDLLGVAPGATVHPVKVLDAEKAGRVSLVAAGIRWAVDRGCSVVNLSISGPIIRAYEDAVRHAAEHDVLVVASAGNVGPCSDCLNPLSTHPEVVAVTATTREDDFARFSATGPEAELAAPGAAITTTGLGQYVTVNGTSFSAPHVAGAAALCRGAGHSAAATRALLAETAETLTLSADEQGSGLVDAAAALVPTVRTLPPERNGRRVTFRGQVPRIEGEAATVRFEYRWRFGRRWRTTPARRLTRSGRFEATVRLRRLLTYRVRALAEFDDGTTVRGDGVRVRVPVSLRQGGPVTTGRHRVGVTRR, encoded by the coding sequence ATGGACTACTCGCGTCGGGAGACGCTCGCGCTCGGCGGCGGCGTCGCCGCCGGATTCCTCGCGGGCGGCCTCCTCGGGTTGGGGGCGCGACGGGACGGAGAACCGAAACGGCGGATCGTCGGGACGAGAGACGAGGCGGCAGTCTCGGAGGCCTGCGAGGCGGTCGCGGGCGACGAGCGGGTCATCGACCTCGAGGCCCAGCGGACGCTCGTGGTCGGACCGCTGGACGAGGCGGCGGCCGCCGACCTGGCGACGGCAGAGGCCGTCGACTACGTCGAACCGGACCTGCCGGTCGCGGCCGCGGACGCGGGGCGGCGCCCGGCCCCGCTAGGACAGCGCCGCAGGCAGTGGGCGCTGGATCGCATCGACGCCCCGGCGGCCCACGAGGCCGGCCACCGCGGTGAGGGCGTCCGGGTCGCCGTCATCGACAGCGGCGTCGCAACCCATCCAGACATCGCGCCGAACCTCGCCGACGGGATCGCCTTCGTCGACTGTACCGATGGCTGTTCGGCGCCGTGGACCGACGATGCCGGCCACGGGACCGGCTGTGCCGGCGTCATCGCCGCCGCCGGCGACCTCCTCGGCGTCGCCCCCGGTGCGACCGTCCACCCGGTGAAGGTGCTCGACGCCGAGAAGGCGGGCCGCGTCTCGCTGGTCGCTGCCGGCATCCGGTGGGCCGTCGACCGCGGCTGTTCGGTCGTCAACCTCTCCATCAGCGGGCCGATCATCCGCGCCTACGAGGACGCGGTCCGACACGCCGCCGAGCACGACGTCCTCGTCGTCGCCTCCGCAGGCAACGTCGGGCCGTGTTCCGACTGTCTGAACCCGCTGTCGACCCACCCCGAGGTGGTCGCCGTCACCGCGACCACCAGAGAGGACGACTTCGCGCGGTTCTCGGCGACCGGGCCGGAGGCCGAACTGGCGGCGCCGGGCGCTGCCATTACCACGACCGGCCTCGGCCAGTACGTCACCGTCAACGGGACCTCCTTCTCGGCGCCGCACGTCGCGGGCGCCGCGGCGCTGTGTCGCGGCGCCGGCCACTCGGCGGCAGCGACGCGGGCGCTGCTGGCCGAAACCGCCGAGACGCTAACGCTTTCGGCCGACGAGCAGGGCAGCGGCCTGGTGGACGCCGCGGCGGCGCTCGTTCCGACCGTCCGGACGCTCCCGCCGGAGCGGAACGGCCGCCGAGTGACGTTCCGGGGCCAGGTACCCCGCATCGAGGGCGAGGCCGCGACCGTCCGCTTCGAGTACCGCTGGCGGTTCGGGCGGCGGTGGCGGACGACGCCGGCGCGCCGGCTGACCCGCTCGGGCCGGTTCGAGGCCACGGTCCGGCTCCGCCGACTCCTCACCTACCGGGTCCGTGCGCTCGCGGAGTTCGACGACGGCACGACCGTCAGGGGCGACGGCGTCAGGGTGCGGGTCCCCGTCTCGCTGCGACAGGGAGGGCCCGTCACTACCGGCCGTCACCGAGTGGGTGTTACTCGACGCTGA